From the Cryptomeria japonica chromosome 2, Sugi_1.0, whole genome shotgun sequence genome, one window contains:
- the LOC131860099 gene encoding uncharacterized protein LOC131860099 has product MHVLGDWKDIRIHNQLDVITHSQFADDTVVFGEASMSKAKCIMDTLNLFSESSGQVMNRDKSQIYFFNTNRLSQLRISEFLGIKIAELLMKYLGIRIDKGFRQTHIWDDVHHSCEAKSLLRKNHWLSQAGRLTMVQSVLSVIHVYSMSCYKLPHSIGKKLDNLLRKFIWDGAKDANKIPLINWETMCLQKESGGAGLRKMELQNIALGAKLT; this is encoded by the coding sequence ATGCATGTGCTAGGTGACTGGAAAGACATTCGAATCCATAATCAATTGGATGTCATTACACACtctcaatttgcagatgatactgtGGTGTTTGGTGAGGCATCTATGTCTAAAGCAAAATGCATAATGGATACTCTAAATCTCTTTTCAGAGAGTTCGGGTCAGGTTATGAACAGAGATAAATCTCAAATATATTTCTTCAATACCAATAGACTGTCCCAGTTAAGGATCTCCGAGTTTTTGGGGATTAAAATTGCAGAACTCCTTATGAAATATCTTGGTATAAGGATTGACAAAGGCTTTCGACAAACACATATTTGGGATGATGTCCACCACTCCTGCGAAGCTAAATCATTGTTACGGAAAAATCATTGGCTCTCTCAGGCTGGACGGTTGACCATGGTTCAATCAGTTCTCTCGGTCATTCATGTATATAGCATGTCCTGCTATAAACTGCCACATTCTATAGGGAAGAAATTGGATAACCTCTTGAGGAAATTTATATGGGATGGGGCGAAAGATGCTAACAAAATTCCTCTCATAAACTGGGAAACTATGTGTCTTCAAAAAGAATCCGGGGGTGCGGGCCTTAGGAAAATGGAACTACAAAATATTGCTTTGGGGGCTAAGTTAACATGA